One part of the Cystobacter ferrugineus genome encodes these proteins:
- a CDS encoding trifunctional serine/threonine-protein kinase/ATP-binding protein/sensor histidine kinase, translated as MLDIPGYRVLGILRAMGSNALFQAVREADGLPVIIKTPMVASPGRLEGERYRREFGILQRLRDVRGVARPYACERLGERPVLLLERVQGQTLSETTSTGQPLELSQFLNLALSLVSTLGEVHCRNVIHKDIKPSNIILEPSGEARLIDFGVATLQKVEYLDAAPTHLIEGTLAYMSPEQTGRMNRAVDYRTDFYSLGVTFYELLTGQRPFQGKDALEWFHAHMAQEPRPPHELNPQVPPALSALVLKLLAKTAEERYQSTEGLKADLERCREALSQNPREVFVLGTQDRPDRFQLPQRLYGREAQVATLLEGFERVTRTGRPELFLVSGYSGIGKSSVVNELHKPVVERRGFFLSGKFDQFQRDLPYTTLAQTLRGLVQQLLAGSEEEIARWRQQVNEAWEGHGQLLVDLVPQLEVLVGPQPALRQVPPNEAQRRFYRVVRQFISVFATPTQPLVVFLDDLQWADLASLQLLAQLLSHPETPPVLWIGAYRDNEVSASHPLRQVLEEARKEGARMADLRLEPLSVAQVEHLVADTLPGAGREVVVPLSALVHEKTGGNPFFLLQLLVALHQDGLLVRVPGAGWHWDAKEVRTRDYSENIVDFMVGKLRQLPPDTQHLLRLAACVGSVFSPQMLGFLASLDEVEQGLEPALQEGLLVRTGAEQYRFLHDRIQQAAHSLLSESERKAVHLRIGRLLLERLSQDETREPLFEVVSQLNAGMEFIEDATERHQLARLNAEVGGKAMAAVALRPAITCFTVAFPLIPGDPWETDPALAFELKLSRARCEFMSGNIAEARRLVEELLPRVRTRSDIEAVYGLKHDVHFALVERQEGILCMLECLALLGMPLPRNPTWEEAVAAHEEVWALLGARPIASLVDLPLMADPDMKLVIRALFKLFNSTFSTNPHLLIVLLSRMVSLSLRHGLVDAAVLGYSWFGVITGSLFKRYREGLAFTRLAQELVERYSLAFVRPDVLLSSQFISYWNQPLPKAQELVLSGLHHALQVGNISAAAYCSLDIALNRLAMGHNLEEVYQEALVRGEFLIKTGFLDPHESLLLNQRYVQQLRGYSLSFGTLNGDGFDEQAFEAQLPTVARRSTRVFWITRLQSRFMCGDFAEARRAGDKAAELLRANNGILYFREFHLYRALSLAACFEEAGPEERRRWLESIQGHQRQLAEWAAHCPESFHALEQLVSAELARLEGRPDEATRAYEEAIQSARENGATQYVGLASELAANYWRTRRAPIVAHAFAREARAAYRQWGAQGKVQHLESLWPHLAASANVEEALTTSSTESTRIDALTLVKAQQAVSSEIELDRLVKTLLHAAIENAGAQRGALLLPEGDSLSVAATSDAPSEGTASALPWALLSYVRRTREHVLIGDASKPHPFYSDTYLVHSGARSVLCLPLLRQEQFCGVLYLENNLAANAFSPVRLVLLGHLASQAAISIENARLYEDVQRARTELRRANEELEQRVEARTCELQQAQARLVDTAREVGMAEVASNVLHNVGNVLTSAVVNLEVMRKAVGSLRVGRVKQAAALLLEQRGSLVDFLTHSPRGRHLPDYMAALGEELMKEQMRLMEDLDAMNRHIEHIRAIVQVQQTYAKRSLMTEACDLPQLIDDALRIQMESLQRHGVSVHRELSPVPRVRADKHKVLQILINLISNAKQALDPKPEGQRNLWVRLTAEGAMARLQVVDDGVGIAPEVKDKLFSHGFTTRKDGHGFGLHSSALAAQLLNGRLSIESEGPGRGAVTTLELPLDLVRS; from the coding sequence ATGTTGGATATTCCAGGGTACAGGGTTCTCGGCATCCTCCGGGCCATGGGCTCGAACGCGCTGTTCCAGGCGGTACGTGAGGCCGACGGCCTGCCCGTCATCATCAAGACCCCCATGGTGGCTTCCCCGGGTCGCCTGGAGGGCGAGCGGTACCGGCGGGAATTCGGCATCCTGCAACGGCTGCGGGACGTGCGGGGCGTGGCCAGGCCCTACGCCTGCGAGCGGCTCGGCGAGCGGCCCGTGCTGCTGCTGGAGCGGGTGCAGGGTCAGACCCTGTCCGAGACCACGTCGACGGGACAACCCCTGGAGCTGTCCCAGTTCCTGAATCTGGCCCTGTCGCTGGTGTCCACCCTGGGGGAGGTGCACTGCCGCAACGTCATCCACAAGGACATCAAGCCCTCCAACATCATCCTGGAGCCGTCGGGAGAAGCGCGGCTCATCGACTTCGGCGTGGCCACGCTGCAGAAGGTGGAGTACCTGGACGCGGCGCCGACGCACTTGATTGAAGGCACGCTGGCGTACATGTCGCCGGAGCAGACGGGGCGGATGAACCGGGCGGTGGACTACCGCACGGACTTCTACTCGCTGGGCGTCACCTTCTACGAGCTGCTCACGGGGCAGCGTCCCTTCCAGGGAAAAGACGCGCTCGAGTGGTTTCACGCCCATATGGCGCAGGAGCCCAGGCCTCCGCACGAGCTGAATCCGCAAGTGCCCCCGGCGCTGTCCGCCCTCGTCCTCAAGCTGTTGGCGAAGACGGCCGAGGAGCGCTACCAGAGCACCGAGGGACTCAAGGCGGACCTGGAGCGGTGCCGCGAGGCGTTGAGCCAGAACCCGCGCGAAGTGTTCGTGCTGGGCACCCAGGACCGGCCCGACCGGTTCCAATTGCCGCAACGGCTTTACGGCCGCGAGGCCCAGGTGGCCACCCTGCTCGAGGGCTTCGAGCGGGTGACGCGCACGGGAAGGCCGGAGCTGTTCCTCGTCAGCGGCTACTCGGGCATTGGCAAGTCCTCGGTGGTGAACGAGCTGCACAAGCCCGTGGTCGAGCGCCGCGGCTTCTTCTTGAGTGGCAAGTTCGACCAGTTCCAGCGGGACCTCCCGTATACCACCCTGGCGCAGACGCTCCGCGGGCTGGTGCAGCAGTTGCTCGCGGGGAGCGAAGAGGAGATTGCCCGGTGGCGCCAGCAGGTGAACGAGGCCTGGGAGGGCCACGGCCAGTTGCTCGTGGACCTGGTGCCCCAACTGGAGGTGCTGGTGGGTCCCCAGCCCGCGCTCCGGCAGGTGCCCCCGAACGAGGCCCAGCGCCGCTTCTACCGGGTGGTCCGCCAATTCATCTCGGTGTTCGCCACCCCGACGCAGCCCCTGGTGGTGTTCCTGGATGACTTGCAGTGGGCGGACCTGGCCAGTCTGCAATTGCTCGCCCAATTGCTCTCCCATCCGGAGACCCCTCCGGTGCTATGGATTGGCGCCTACCGGGACAACGAGGTGAGCGCCTCGCACCCGCTGAGGCAGGTGTTGGAGGAGGCGCGCAAGGAGGGGGCGCGAATGGCGGACCTCCGCCTGGAGCCGCTGAGCGTGGCGCAGGTGGAGCACCTGGTGGCCGACACGCTGCCGGGAGCGGGGAGGGAGGTGGTCGTGCCCCTCTCGGCGCTGGTGCACGAGAAGACGGGGGGCAACCCCTTCTTCCTGCTGCAATTGCTGGTGGCGCTCCATCAGGATGGCCTGTTGGTGCGGGTGCCCGGCGCCGGCTGGCATTGGGACGCGAAGGAGGTGCGGACCCGCGACTACTCGGAGAACATCGTCGACTTCATGGTGGGCAAGCTGCGCCAGTTGCCCCCGGACACGCAGCACCTGTTGCGGCTGGCGGCGTGTGTGGGCAGCGTCTTCTCCCCCCAGATGCTGGGCTTCCTCGCGTCCCTGGATGAGGTGGAACAGGGGCTCGAGCCCGCGCTCCAGGAGGGACTGCTGGTGCGCACGGGCGCGGAGCAGTACCGCTTCCTGCATGACCGCATCCAGCAGGCGGCCCACTCCCTCCTCTCCGAGTCGGAGCGCAAGGCCGTCCACCTGCGCATCGGCCGTTTGCTGCTCGAGCGTCTGTCCCAGGACGAGACGCGTGAGCCTCTCTTCGAGGTGGTGAGCCAGCTCAATGCCGGAATGGAGTTCATCGAGGACGCCACGGAGCGCCACCAGCTCGCGCGGCTGAACGCCGAGGTGGGTGGCAAGGCCATGGCCGCGGTCGCACTCCGCCCCGCCATCACCTGTTTCACGGTGGCCTTCCCGCTCATTCCGGGAGACCCCTGGGAGACGGACCCCGCGCTGGCCTTCGAGCTGAAGCTCTCCCGGGCGCGTTGTGAGTTCATGAGCGGCAACATCGCCGAGGCGCGCCGTCTGGTGGAGGAGCTCCTTCCCCGGGTGCGCACCCGTTCGGACATCGAGGCCGTCTACGGATTGAAGCACGACGTCCACTTCGCCTTGGTCGAGCGTCAGGAAGGCATCCTCTGCATGTTGGAGTGCCTGGCGTTGCTGGGCATGCCGCTTCCGCGCAACCCTACCTGGGAGGAGGCGGTGGCCGCTCATGAGGAGGTCTGGGCCCTGCTGGGGGCGCGTCCCATCGCGAGCCTCGTCGACCTGCCACTCATGGCCGACCCGGACATGAAGCTGGTCATCCGTGCCCTCTTCAAACTCTTCAATTCCACGTTCTCCACCAACCCCCACCTGCTCATCGTCCTCCTGAGCCGGATGGTCTCGCTCTCCCTCCGCCACGGCCTCGTGGATGCCGCCGTGCTCGGGTATAGCTGGTTTGGTGTCATCACCGGCTCGTTGTTCAAACGCTACCGGGAAGGCCTTGCCTTCACGAGGCTCGCCCAGGAACTCGTCGAGCGGTACAGTCTGGCCTTCGTCCGGCCGGATGTCCTCCTCAGCTCGCAATTCATCAGCTACTGGAACCAGCCCCTCCCCAAGGCGCAAGAACTCGTCCTCAGCGGTCTCCACCACGCGCTTCAGGTGGGGAACATCTCCGCCGCCGCCTACTGCAGTCTGGACATCGCCCTCAACCGCCTGGCCATGGGTCACAACCTGGAAGAGGTCTACCAGGAAGCGCTCGTGCGCGGCGAGTTCTTGATCAAGACGGGCTTCCTGGATCCCCACGAGTCGCTCCTCCTCAATCAACGCTACGTGCAGCAGCTGCGCGGGTACTCCCTCTCGTTCGGCACGCTCAATGGGGATGGCTTCGATGAGCAGGCCTTCGAGGCCCAGCTTCCGACCGTCGCCAGGAGAAGCACGCGTGTCTTCTGGATCACCAGGCTCCAGTCGCGTTTCATGTGCGGCGACTTCGCGGAAGCCCGCAGAGCCGGGGACAAGGCGGCCGAGCTCCTGCGGGCCAACAATGGCATCCTCTACTTCCGCGAGTTCCACCTCTACCGCGCCCTGTCCCTGGCCGCGTGCTTCGAGGAGGCAGGGCCCGAGGAGCGGCGGCGGTGGCTCGAGTCCATCCAGGGCCACCAGCGGCAACTCGCGGAGTGGGCGGCGCATTGCCCCGAGAGCTTCCACGCGCTCGAGCAACTGGTCTCCGCGGAGCTGGCCCGTCTCGAGGGACGGCCGGACGAGGCGACACGCGCCTACGAGGAAGCCATCCAATCGGCGAGAGAGAACGGGGCCACCCAGTACGTGGGACTGGCCAGCGAGCTCGCCGCGAACTACTGGCGCACGCGGCGCGCCCCCATCGTCGCCCATGCCTTCGCGCGCGAGGCCCGCGCGGCCTACCGGCAGTGGGGCGCCCAGGGCAAGGTGCAGCACCTGGAGTCCCTGTGGCCCCACCTCGCCGCCTCGGCGAACGTCGAGGAAGCGCTGACCACCAGCAGTACGGAGTCGACCCGGATCGACGCGCTCACGCTCGTCAAGGCCCAGCAGGCCGTCTCCAGTGAAATCGAGCTGGATCGTCTGGTGAAGACACTGCTGCACGCGGCCATCGAGAACGCGGGCGCCCAGCGAGGCGCGCTGTTGCTACCCGAAGGGGACTCACTGTCGGTGGCGGCCACCTCCGATGCTCCGTCGGAGGGGACGGCCTCCGCGCTGCCCTGGGCGCTGCTCTCCTACGTGCGGCGCACCCGGGAGCACGTGCTCATCGGCGATGCCTCCAAGCCACACCCCTTCTATTCCGACACCTACCTGGTGCACAGCGGAGCGCGGTCGGTGCTGTGTCTGCCCCTGTTGCGGCAGGAGCAGTTCTGCGGAGTGCTGTACCTGGAGAACAACCTGGCGGCCAATGCCTTCAGCCCGGTGCGGCTGGTGCTGCTGGGACACCTGGCCTCCCAGGCGGCCATCTCCATCGAGAACGCCCGGCTCTACGAGGACGTCCAACGCGCCAGGACGGAGCTGCGCCGGGCGAATGAAGAGCTGGAGCAGCGGGTGGAGGCGCGCACGTGCGAGCTCCAGCAGGCCCAGGCCCGGCTGGTGGATACGGCGCGCGAGGTGGGCATGGCGGAGGTGGCCTCCAACGTGTTGCACAACGTGGGCAACGTGCTCACCAGCGCCGTCGTCAACCTCGAGGTGATGCGCAAGGCGGTGGGCTCGCTGCGCGTGGGCCGCGTGAAGCAGGCCGCGGCGCTCCTCCTGGAGCAGCGCGGCAGCCTGGTGGACTTCCTCACCCACAGCCCCCGGGGCAGACACCTGCCGGACTACATGGCGGCACTGGGAGAGGAGTTGATGAAGGAGCAGATGCGCTTGATGGAGGACCTGGATGCGATGAACCGGCACATCGAGCACATCCGCGCCATCGTCCAGGTGCAACAGACGTATGCGAAGCGTTCGCTGATGACGGAGGCGTGCGATCTGCCTCAGCTCATCGACGACGCGCTGCGCATCCAGATGGAGTCCTTGCAGCGCCATGGCGTCTCCGTGCACCGGGAGCTGTCGCCGGTGCCACGGGTGAGGGCGGACAAGCACAAGGTGCTGCAGATCCTCATCAACCTCATCAGCAACGCCAAGCAGGCGTTGGACCCGAAGCCCGAGGGCCAGCGCAACCTGTGGGTGAGGCTGACGGCGGAGGGAGCGATGGCCCGCCTCCAGGTGGTGGATGATGGCGTGGGCATTGCCCCCGAGGTGAAGGACAAGCTGTTCTCCCACGGCTTCACCACGCGCAAGGACGGCCACGGCTTCGGACTGCACTCCAGCGCGCTGGCGGCCCAGCTCCTCAATGGCCGCCTGAGCATCGAGAGCGAGGGACCAGGGCGGGGGGCCGTGACCACGTTGGAGCTTCCGCTCGACCTGGTCCGGTCGTAG
- a CDS encoding FAD binding domain-containing protein, with protein sequence MKYAEPETVEEGISLLAATEGARCLAGGVSLVAMMHAGQLAPEMLVSLHRIQELSAITENGEGLWLGAMVRHRTVAADTRLGGALEVVRGAAEQLAHPAIRNMATIGGSVALADPCTDLPGALVAASARVEIAGPGGRRLIPVEQLFVDRFRTCLARGELVTRLFLPRGTRGAVGHHLRFSRVSGDYPTVSISLVLAMRGDTCQEARVAVGSCGPVPLHLTEADQRLVGTRLGELEVAEAGRLLAQAAAPIDDVRGSAEYRRLLIPRLLGRALSLAREHTHG encoded by the coding sequence ATGAAATACGCGGAGCCGGAGACCGTGGAAGAAGGAATCTCCCTGCTGGCGGCCACGGAGGGTGCGCGCTGCCTGGCGGGAGGGGTCTCGCTGGTGGCGATGATGCACGCGGGCCAGCTCGCGCCCGAGATGCTCGTGAGCCTGCACCGGATTCAAGAGCTGTCGGCCATCACGGAGAACGGAGAGGGTCTCTGGCTGGGCGCCATGGTGCGTCATCGGACCGTGGCGGCCGACACGCGCCTGGGTGGGGCCCTGGAGGTGGTGCGCGGCGCCGCGGAGCAGCTCGCGCATCCAGCCATCCGCAACATGGCCACGATCGGTGGCTCGGTGGCGCTCGCCGATCCCTGCACGGATCTCCCCGGAGCCCTCGTCGCGGCCTCGGCCCGGGTGGAGATCGCCGGACCCGGTGGCCGGCGGCTCATTCCCGTCGAGCAGCTCTTCGTGGACCGCTTCCGGACCTGTCTGGCTCGCGGCGAGCTCGTCACGCGGCTCTTCCTTCCCCGGGGCACCCGAGGCGCCGTGGGACACCATCTGCGCTTCAGCCGGGTCTCGGGCGACTACCCCACCGTGTCCATCTCGTTGGTCCTCGCCATGAGGGGAGACACGTGCCAGGAGGCGCGCGTGGCCGTGGGCTCGTGTGGGCCCGTTCCGCTCCACCTGACCGAGGCCGATCAACGGCTCGTGGGGACCCGGCTCGGCGAGCTGGAGGTGGCCGAGGCGGGACGGCTGTTGGCCCAGGCCGCCGCGCCCATCGATGACGTTCGTGGCTCGGCCGAGTACCGGCGCCTGCTCATCCCTCGCCTGCTCGGCCGCGCCCTGTCCCTCGCCCGGGAGCACACCCATGGCTGA
- a CDS encoding (2Fe-2S)-binding protein has protein sequence MADEIPLSLMINGTTRALTVAPERTLLDVLREDLRATGTRRGCDQGSCGACMVLVDGEPVFSCLSLAVTLRGRAITTIEGVDAGGELHPVQRALVEHGAVQCGFCMSGIVLTAKALLERNPHPTVEEIRHALGSNVCRCSGYVKVVEAIASLGKRPGEKASSEERS, from the coding sequence ATGGCTGACGAGATTCCCCTCTCCCTCATGATCAACGGAACGACCCGCGCGCTCACCGTCGCCCCGGAACGAACCCTGCTGGACGTGCTGCGCGAGGATCTTCGCGCGACCGGCACCCGGCGCGGCTGCGATCAGGGAAGTTGCGGGGCCTGCATGGTCCTGGTGGACGGCGAGCCCGTGTTCTCCTGTCTGTCCCTGGCCGTGACACTGCGCGGCCGGGCGATCACCACGATCGAGGGGGTGGATGCCGGCGGAGAGCTCCATCCGGTACAGCGGGCCCTGGTCGAGCATGGCGCGGTGCAGTGCGGCTTCTGCATGTCCGGCATCGTCCTCACCGCCAAGGCGCTGCTCGAGCGCAACCCCCACCCCACCGTCGAGGAGATCCGCCACGCGCTCGGCAGCAACGTCTGCCGGTGCTCGGGGTACGTCAAGGTCGTGGAGGCGATCGCCTCGCTGGGCAAGAGGCCGGGCGAGAAGGCATCCTCGGAGGAACGGTCATGA
- a CDS encoding xanthine dehydrogenase family protein molybdopterin-binding subunit yields MSAQEKSRPGSTPVGEILGRSVPRLEAREKVTGRAVYTDDMTLPGMLHGALLGSPHAHARLLAYDTSRARAMPGVKAVLTAEDLPDHRIGAVIKDQPLLARGKVLYAGEPVAAVAAVDLETARRALRAIDIQYEPLPEVFDPEEALRPDAPVLHEQREAYFSLAENTEARARTPNAAAHIRLTEGEPDSVWKSCEVIVEDVFETPAQQHIYLEPCSTLASVDRDSGKVTVYTSTQSAFRSQAIIAEALGLPMSKVRVIVPRVGGGFGGKTESTNQPITVALAKAAGAPVKMTFSRTDDMVMMRSRHACRIHMRTGATRDGRILARQVKLHYDTGAYADDGPFVAGVGAWFARGPYRIPHFDIECWCVYTNRLRASAFRGFGNPQIHFASEVQIDRLAEKLNMDPIELRLRNALETGEKWIGGAPVESGTLEACLERAREASDWSRRRSPRASTPGKRRGIGMAAVGHVSALLGSSATIRLNEDGTVTVSTGAVDIGQGSDTALAQVAAAALGLSLEQLNFTGPDTDGSPYDWCTGGTRTTFTVGRVITQACAQIQQQLFEQASEMLERPEQELELRPGGVVGVKGRPEAAVTFGAIAARALYFKGGPIIASSRWMFPAVPIDPRRTSAQGLSSMGNGYFVFGAQVVEVEVDELTGHVQVLEAWSVHDVGRVINPAAAEGQIQGGFVQGLGFALTEELVWKDGQLTNPSMSGYKVLGAPDVPVAIHPILLEHPHGEGPFGAKGVAEASLVGVAAAVSNAIRHATGAHVTRIPATGERVLRALMTTREGGAP; encoded by the coding sequence ATGAGCGCTCAGGAGAAGTCACGGCCCGGCTCCACCCCCGTGGGAGAAATCCTGGGACGGTCCGTGCCGAGGCTGGAAGCGCGCGAGAAGGTCACCGGACGTGCCGTCTATACCGACGACATGACCTTGCCGGGCATGCTGCATGGCGCCCTGCTCGGCAGCCCTCATGCCCATGCCCGGCTCCTCGCCTACGACACCTCGCGGGCCAGGGCGATGCCGGGGGTCAAGGCCGTGCTCACGGCCGAGGATCTGCCTGACCACCGGATCGGCGCCGTCATCAAGGATCAGCCGCTGCTCGCGCGTGGCAAGGTCCTCTACGCGGGAGAGCCCGTCGCCGCCGTCGCCGCGGTCGATCTCGAGACGGCGCGCAGGGCCCTGCGGGCGATTGATATCCAATACGAGCCCCTGCCCGAGGTCTTCGATCCCGAGGAAGCACTGAGGCCGGACGCCCCCGTGCTCCACGAGCAGCGCGAGGCATACTTCAGCCTCGCGGAGAACACCGAGGCGCGGGCCAGGACACCCAATGCCGCGGCGCACATCCGGCTCACGGAGGGCGAGCCGGACAGTGTGTGGAAGTCGTGCGAGGTGATCGTCGAGGACGTGTTCGAGACCCCCGCGCAGCAGCACATCTACCTGGAGCCCTGCTCCACCCTGGCCTCGGTGGATCGCGACAGCGGCAAGGTCACCGTCTACACCTCGACGCAGTCCGCGTTCCGCTCCCAGGCGATCATCGCCGAGGCCCTGGGCCTTCCCATGTCGAAGGTCCGGGTCATCGTGCCCCGGGTGGGGGGTGGCTTTGGCGGGAAGACCGAGTCGACCAACCAGCCCATCACCGTGGCGCTGGCGAAGGCCGCCGGCGCGCCGGTGAAGATGACGTTCTCGCGCACCGACGACATGGTGATGATGAGATCACGCCATGCGTGCCGCATCCACATGCGCACGGGAGCCACCCGGGATGGCCGCATCCTCGCCCGTCAGGTGAAGCTGCACTACGACACGGGCGCCTATGCCGATGACGGACCGTTCGTCGCGGGAGTGGGCGCCTGGTTCGCGCGCGGGCCGTACCGCATCCCCCACTTCGATATCGAGTGCTGGTGCGTGTACACCAACCGGCTCCGGGCCTCGGCGTTCCGCGGGTTCGGCAACCCGCAGATCCACTTCGCCAGCGAGGTGCAGATCGACCGGCTCGCCGAGAAGCTGAACATGGATCCCATCGAGCTGCGGCTGCGCAACGCGCTCGAGACCGGAGAGAAGTGGATTGGAGGCGCGCCCGTCGAGAGCGGCACGCTCGAGGCCTGCCTGGAGCGGGCGCGCGAGGCGTCCGACTGGAGCCGGCGGCGAAGCCCGCGCGCGTCGACACCCGGCAAGCGGCGTGGCATCGGGATGGCGGCGGTCGGACATGTCTCCGCGCTGCTGGGCTCGAGCGCCACGATCCGGCTCAACGAGGATGGGACGGTCACGGTGAGCACCGGCGCGGTGGACATCGGCCAGGGCTCGGACACGGCGCTCGCGCAGGTGGCGGCCGCGGCCCTGGGACTGTCGCTCGAGCAGCTCAACTTCACCGGTCCGGACACGGACGGCTCGCCCTATGACTGGTGCACGGGAGGCACGCGCACCACCTTCACCGTGGGCCGGGTCATCACCCAGGCGTGCGCGCAAATCCAGCAACAGCTCTTCGAGCAGGCCAGCGAGATGCTGGAGCGTCCGGAGCAGGAGCTGGAGCTGAGGCCCGGTGGCGTCGTCGGGGTGAAGGGCAGACCCGAGGCCGCTGTCACCTTCGGAGCCATCGCCGCCCGTGCTCTCTACTTCAAGGGTGGCCCGATCATCGCGTCCTCCCGTTGGATGTTCCCGGCGGTGCCCATCGATCCCCGCCGCACGTCCGCGCAGGGGTTGTCCTCGATGGGCAATGGCTACTTCGTCTTTGGCGCGCAGGTGGTGGAGGTCGAGGTGGACGAGCTGACCGGCCACGTCCAGGTGCTCGAGGCCTGGAGCGTCCATGACGTGGGCCGGGTGATCAACCCCGCCGCGGCGGAGGGACAGATTCAAGGTGGGTTCGTGCAGGGGCTCGGCTTCGCGCTGACGGAGGAGCTGGTGTGGAAGGACGGCCAGCTGACCAATCCCTCCATGAGTGGGTACAAGGTCCTCGGCGCGCCGGATGTCCCCGTGGCCATCCACCCCATCCTCCTCGAGCACCCGCACGGCGAGGGCCCTTTCGGGGCCAAGGGCGTCGCCGAGGCGAGCCTGGTGGGAGTGGCCGCCGCCGTCAGCAACGCGATCCGGCACGCGACCGGCGCGCATGTCACCCGGATCCCCGCCACGGGCGAGCGCGTGCTGCGCGCATTGATGACCACCCGGGAAGGCGGTGCTCCCTGA